The following proteins are encoded in a genomic region of Sulfurovum indicum:
- a CDS encoding sensor histidine kinase, producing MKRYEKESLLKNFSVFFFMLEILLILLFIELYHTEKREYRQTLFQTMQVCSYTLECEDFSFDFVSKDKGKANTLYGTDELYSYFSIPKSDKFYIKIAYPSASLKKDMQKIVSDLLLKFILATLLLLGTALFFTFYSLRPIRKALQLNDEFVKDILHDFNTPITSMVLNLKMFRAEHGENLFAKRISHSIDTLLFLQNNLKSFLFHTPSQKREIDIAAFAKERMDLTANAYPKIIFSFSQENTLVKITHPELLARIFDNLLSNAAKYNKSNGSVSVSVKRTKVFIEDTGKGIENVDKVMQRYYKEQERGMGLGLHIVKKLVSELEIEMQMRSQKGKGTTIELDFKNLPEKYE from the coding sequence TTGAAGCGTTATGAAAAAGAGTCACTGTTAAAAAACTTCTCTGTTTTTTTCTTTATGTTGGAAATATTGTTGATACTTCTTTTTATCGAGTTGTACCATACAGAAAAAAGAGAATACAGGCAGACTCTGTTTCAAACTATGCAAGTGTGCAGTTATACTTTGGAGTGTGAAGATTTTAGTTTTGATTTTGTCTCTAAAGATAAAGGAAAGGCCAATACGCTGTACGGAACAGATGAGCTGTACAGTTACTTCAGCATACCGAAATCTGACAAGTTTTATATTAAGATTGCCTACCCGTCCGCATCTCTGAAAAAAGATATGCAGAAGATCGTATCTGATCTTCTGCTAAAATTCATTTTGGCGACACTGCTGCTTTTGGGGACAGCACTTTTTTTTACTTTTTACAGTCTGAGACCGATCAGAAAAGCATTGCAACTGAATGACGAGTTCGTTAAAGATATTTTGCATGACTTCAATACGCCTATTACTTCCATGGTGCTTAATCTTAAAATGTTCAGAGCAGAACACGGAGAGAATCTTTTTGCCAAAAGGATCTCTCACAGTATCGATACACTGCTTTTTTTGCAGAATAACCTCAAAAGTTTTCTTTTTCATACCCCTTCGCAGAAGAGAGAAATAGATATTGCCGCTTTTGCCAAAGAGCGTATGGATCTGACGGCAAATGCCTATCCAAAGATCATTTTCTCTTTTTCCCAGGAGAATACGCTTGTCAAAATAACACATCCTGAGCTGCTGGCACGTATTTTTGACAATCTCTTAAGCAATGCGGCAAAGTACAACAAAAGCAATGGAAGTGTCAGTGTAAGCGTAAAGAGAACAAAAGTCTTTATTGAAGATACCGGAAAAGGTATTGAAAATGTGGATAAAGTGATGCAACGCTACTATAAGGAACAGGAGCGTGGGATGGGACTGGGTCTGCATATTGTGAAAAAGCTGGTCTCGGAACTTGAGATAGAGATGCAGATGCGCTCTCAAAAGGGTAAGGGTACAACAATAGAACTGGATTTTAAAAATCTTCCGGAGAAGTATGAATGA
- a CDS encoding thrombospondin type 3 repeat-containing protein, which yields MKIMKEAMMIKPFYVLLLLTGGLCAKEISDKDFDGVPDSLDECPNTPFLNQVDAKGCTTVELRLPDETDFDSLTVTLTNGYENNDDMPSRNKQYRTKIQINYYHNDWGYSLRTSYCTEEENMDLGDTTLKVRKRFRLSPELRLNLGAGVKLPTYSFTGNRTDYKLYSSLYYYPSEGLSLFGGLNYTFIRDEELMGELQNRSSLFVGTGYFFTQRLYANFSYAYEESKYRDEHAEHSLSGTLFYQVTDKWFATLYYKQDILDEDLHDELYFGIGYKFW from the coding sequence ATGAAGATCATGAAGGAGGCGATGATGATTAAACCGTTTTATGTACTCCTGTTATTAACAGGAGGATTGTGTGCTAAAGAGATTTCCGATAAGGATTTTGATGGTGTACCGGACAGTTTGGATGAGTGTCCGAATACCCCTTTTCTTAATCAGGTGGATGCCAAAGGCTGTACTACGGTCGAGCTCCGTCTTCCTGATGAGACAGACTTTGACAGTTTGACTGTGACACTGACAAACGGCTATGAGAACAATGATGATATGCCAAGCAGGAATAAACAGTACCGAACCAAAATACAGATCAACTATTACCATAATGACTGGGGTTATTCCCTCCGTACTTCCTACTGCACAGAGGAAGAGAATATGGATCTCGGGGATACGACACTAAAGGTGAGAAAACGTTTCAGACTGAGTCCGGAACTTCGTCTGAATCTTGGTGCAGGTGTCAAGCTGCCGACGTATAGCTTTACAGGAAACAGAACAGATTATAAACTCTACAGTTCTCTCTATTACTATCCCTCAGAAGGGCTTTCTCTTTTTGGAGGATTGAACTATACATTTATCCGGGATGAAGAGCTCATGGGAGAATTGCAGAACAGAAGCAGTCTCTTTGTTGGAACAGGGTATTTCTTTACGCAACGCCTGTATGCCAACTTTAGCTATGCTTATGAAGAGAGTAAATACAGGGATGAACATGCAGAGCATTCTCTCTCCGGAACACTCTTTTATCAGGTGACAGATAAATGGTTTGCTACACTTTACTATAAACAGGATATCCTGGATGAGGATCTGCATGATGAACTCTATTTTGGTATAGGTTACAAGTTTTGGTAG
- a CDS encoding multiheme c-type cytochrome → MKQKNLWLLLLSAPVFMACGGGGSTDVQETSNSSSGFSYVLTAWNDLGMHCMDGNDFSVFSVLPPYNNLHAQIKDKNGDLVTSGIILTYEAEQGTDGKWNTSSTDKTNFWDHSKQLFGVVLAQDTGLTGVKTPSKTPQQLTFNTVHQWWEAEGIPITPYNDDGSKNYYPLVKVVAKDSQGNILAEATTVLPVSDEMDCKRCHQSNAPSNDAKPNAGWVNNADPEKDYKFNILRLHDEKHPSAVTDNTAALQAKGYTYDPQGLEATANGGTAILCAACHRSNALPNTGVNNIKAFTASIHGKHAAVIDPLNGLPLDDINNRNACYTCHPGAETKCLRGAMGDAKDTSGNNTMQCQSCHGNMSAVGSTNREGWLHEPNCQACHHDGKRELSAIDPATNTLRNVIDTKFATNIDTPAAGLSLYRFSKGHGSLQCEACHGATHAIYPAHNADNILSDQIQGHAGTIGECSACHNSVPKTVTGGPHGMHPVGQSWVEGHEGAAENNTAQCTVCHGQDYKGSVLSAAWTDRSFSTEWGQKNFAKGHKVSCYDCHNGPNGD, encoded by the coding sequence ATGAAACAAAAAAATCTATGGTTACTGCTGCTGAGTGCACCTGTTTTTATGGCATGCGGAGGAGGGGGGAGCACTGATGTGCAGGAGACCAGTAATTCTTCTTCCGGTTTCAGCTATGTACTGACTGCATGGAATGACCTGGGCATGCACTGTATGGATGGAAACGACTTTTCCGTATTCTCTGTACTGCCTCCCTACAATAATCTGCATGCCCAGATCAAAGACAAAAACGGAGACCTTGTCACTTCAGGAATCATTCTCACCTATGAAGCAGAACAGGGTACCGATGGCAAATGGAATACTTCAAGTACGGACAAAACAAATTTCTGGGATCACAGCAAACAGCTTTTTGGTGTTGTTCTGGCACAGGATACCGGGCTTACCGGTGTCAAAACACCAAGCAAAACACCTCAGCAGCTGACCTTCAATACTGTGCACCAATGGTGGGAAGCAGAAGGTATTCCTATTACCCCGTACAATGATGACGGAAGCAAGAACTACTATCCGCTTGTCAAAGTCGTTGCAAAAGACAGCCAGGGGAATATTCTTGCAGAGGCAACTACTGTTCTGCCGGTCAGTGACGAGATGGACTGTAAACGCTGCCACCAGAGTAATGCACCAAGCAATGATGCAAAACCAAATGCCGGCTGGGTGAACAATGCTGACCCTGAAAAAGACTACAAGTTCAATATTCTGCGTCTGCATGATGAGAAGCACCCTTCTGCCGTAACAGACAATACTGCTGCACTTCAGGCAAAAGGATACACCTATGATCCGCAAGGACTTGAAGCAACAGCCAATGGCGGAACAGCCATTCTTTGTGCTGCATGTCACAGAAGTAATGCTCTTCCAAATACCGGGGTCAACAATATAAAAGCTTTCACTGCATCCATACACGGCAAACATGCTGCAGTGATCGATCCGCTTAACGGACTGCCTCTGGATGACATCAATAACCGAAATGCCTGCTATACCTGTCACCCGGGTGCTGAAACCAAATGTCTAAGAGGCGCCATGGGAGATGCAAAGGATACCAGTGGCAATAATACTATGCAGTGTCAAAGCTGCCACGGTAATATGTCGGCAGTAGGAAGTACCAACAGGGAAGGATGGCTCCATGAACCAAACTGTCAAGCCTGCCACCATGACGGGAAAAGAGAACTCTCAGCTATCGACCCTGCGACCAATACACTCAGAAATGTCATCGATACAAAATTCGCGACAAATATCGATACACCGGCAGCAGGTCTTAGCCTTTACCGTTTCAGCAAAGGACATGGCAGCCTGCAGTGTGAAGCCTGCCATGGAGCGACACATGCCATTTATCCTGCACACAATGCGGATAATATCCTGAGTGATCAGATCCAGGGCCATGCCGGAACGATCGGTGAGTGCAGTGCGTGTCACAACAGTGTACCCAAGACTGTTACAGGCGGCCCGCACGGTATGCACCCTGTAGGCCAGAGCTGGGTCGAAGGCCATGAAGGTGCCGCAGAGAACAATACTGCACAATGTACAGTATGCCATGGTCAGGACTATAAAGGTTCTGTACTCTCCGCTGCATGGACCGACCGTTCATTCTCTACCGAGTGGGGACAGAAAAACTTTGCAAAAGGACATAAAGTAAGCTGTTATGACTGTCACAACGGACCAAATGGTGACTGA
- a CDS encoding TolC family protein: protein MKRIFLLNVLAFSLFSISVRADTFALDELIRYGLKHSTAVKQSKAKMELAQAQRKESRSARFGNIDLVGSYTHYNLPRTLAPLTPASILTDPTAVPTTTNLFGTGVMYSVPLFTGFAQTRQVEMDAIAMELSKSRLSLTKEQLAYNIASLYLSILALQDMSYAQQKHVEVLKKLRNTIKHEVDLGKKAQIDLLKAEKDLYGNLSYLEVLKGNVAITKASLASLAGLDDLGEIEPVRISVTKPNYSLNRLLGEAASLDKVHIAELNIQKADTGVKKSKAGRYPQVSFNSYYGYNYGENDSSNKYPGEFNYEKNWQIGVNAKWTLFDFGKSDAATQKAKIAKMQATLEKQQVLLDLRKSLVEAYEKIKQAYANYRGNNRQYILAKKSEKIERVRYRNGVSTINDLLYAISQTQLAKAKLIESQYNYQKGKFYMDYLLERGVKPNDTYQR, encoded by the coding sequence ATGAAAAGAATTTTTTTGCTAAATGTATTAGCCTTTTCACTTTTTTCAATAAGTGTCCGGGCTGATACATTTGCACTGGATGAGCTTATACGGTACGGCTTAAAGCATAGTACAGCAGTAAAACAGAGCAAAGCGAAAATGGAGCTGGCTCAGGCACAACGTAAGGAGAGCAGATCGGCCCGATTTGGGAATATCGATCTGGTTGGGAGCTATACACACTATAACCTGCCAAGAACACTTGCACCGCTTACACCTGCGAGTATCTTAACGGATCCTACTGCTGTGCCCACAACAACCAATCTTTTTGGAACAGGAGTTATGTATTCTGTCCCTCTCTTTACCGGTTTTGCCCAGACCAGGCAGGTAGAGATGGATGCTATTGCCATGGAGCTGTCAAAAAGCAGACTCTCTTTGACAAAAGAGCAGCTTGCATACAATATAGCATCTCTTTACCTCTCTATTCTTGCGCTGCAGGATATGTCCTATGCACAGCAAAAACATGTTGAAGTATTGAAAAAACTGAGAAATACCATCAAACACGAGGTTGATCTTGGTAAAAAGGCCCAGATCGATCTGTTGAAGGCGGAAAAAGATCTGTATGGAAACCTTTCATATCTGGAGGTACTCAAAGGTAATGTTGCGATAACAAAAGCTTCTTTGGCAAGTCTTGCCGGTTTGGATGATCTTGGAGAGATAGAACCGGTAAGGATTTCAGTGACAAAGCCGAACTATTCACTAAACAGGCTGCTTGGTGAAGCCGCTTCTTTAGATAAAGTGCATATTGCCGAACTGAATATCCAGAAAGCTGACACAGGTGTGAAGAAGAGTAAAGCAGGTCGTTATCCCCAGGTTTCATTCAACTCCTACTACGGATATAATTACGGTGAAAATGACAGCTCCAATAAATACCCCGGAGAGTTTAACTACGAAAAGAACTGGCAGATCGGAGTGAATGCCAAATGGACACTTTTTGATTTCGGAAAAAGCGATGCAGCTACGCAAAAAGCAAAGATAGCAAAAATGCAGGCGACTTTAGAGAAGCAGCAGGTACTGCTGGATCTTCGAAAATCACTGGTGGAAGCCTATGAGAAGATAAAGCAGGCTTATGCAAATTACAGAGGCAACAACAGGCAGTATATATTGGCCAAAAAAAGTGAGAAGATAGAGCGTGTACGTTACAGGAACGGTGTCTCAACGATCAATGATCTTCTTTATGCCATAAGCCAGACACAACTTGCAAAAGCAAAACTGATCGAGAGTCAGTACAATTACCAAAAAGGAAAGTTCTATATGGATTATCTGCTGGAGAGAGGCGTTAAGCCGAACGACACTTACCAAAGGTAA
- a CDS encoding efflux RND transporter periplasmic adaptor subunit yields MSKKRIIIIIFVILAAVLLIKGKGLLEKRRAAIEHEALPSTSMLNVTLVKAEQDSLQNRVTFLAQVLSDKSITLSTKLAGFVEKIFVEESQKVHKGDLLVSIDAFEVRSNIDTQKSVLKAQESDLALARGIYERNKKLYAIGGLSKEQLASSKVVLELKASAVEGTKQKIEQLQHQLSYLKIVAPFDGEIDAVLLHEGDLAAAGKPILKMSDMKKKLVFSYSPGKKEWIKKEQDVFLDGVRAGYVRTLYTTAQNGLTSVEVALNREITAPVESSVTIEVLTDEKKGCTLPDNTLLHKKEGIYVMLYEQGRFTPLKVNVEMQDKNRVLISPCPKEPVAQASEVKLAQLPGYGSVTISGVK; encoded by the coding sequence ATGTCAAAAAAAAGAATTATCATCATCATATTTGTGATCTTGGCAGCAGTACTGCTGATCAAGGGGAAAGGATTACTGGAGAAGAGACGGGCTGCGATTGAACATGAGGCACTTCCCTCTACATCTATGTTGAATGTTACGTTGGTAAAAGCGGAACAGGACAGTTTGCAGAACAGGGTGACTTTTCTGGCACAGGTTCTTTCGGACAAGAGTATCACCCTTTCGACCAAACTGGCCGGATTTGTCGAAAAGATTTTTGTAGAGGAGTCCCAAAAGGTACACAAAGGAGATCTCCTGGTAAGTATAGATGCATTTGAAGTACGTTCAAATATAGATACACAAAAGAGTGTATTGAAGGCACAGGAGAGTGATCTGGCACTGGCCAGGGGTATTTATGAACGCAATAAAAAGCTTTATGCCATCGGCGGACTCTCCAAAGAACAGCTTGCCTCCTCCAAAGTAGTATTGGAGTTGAAGGCTTCAGCAGTGGAGGGAACAAAACAGAAGATAGAACAGCTTCAGCATCAGCTCTCCTATCTGAAGATCGTTGCACCGTTTGATGGAGAGATCGATGCGGTATTGCTGCATGAGGGTGATTTGGCAGCAGCGGGGAAACCGATCTTGAAAATGAGTGATATGAAGAAGAAACTTGTTTTCTCCTACAGCCCGGGGAAAAAAGAGTGGATAAAAAAAGAGCAGGATGTCTTTTTGGATGGGGTCCGTGCCGGGTATGTCAGAACACTCTATACGACTGCACAGAATGGTTTGACTTCGGTTGAGGTGGCATTGAACCGGGAGATCACTGCACCGGTAGAGAGTTCCGTGACAATAGAGGTGTTGACTGATGAGAAAAAGGGGTGTACCCTTCCGGATAATACGCTGCTGCACAAAAAAGAGGGTATCTACGTGATGCTGTATGAACAAGGCAGATTCACGCCGTTGAAAGTCAATGTGGAGATGCAGGATAAAAACAGAGTCTTGATCTCTCCTTGTCCCAAGGAACCGGTAGCACAGGCTTCTGAAGTGAAGCTGGCACAGCTTCCCGGTTATGGTAGTGTAACTATCTCCGGAGTGAAGTAA
- a CDS encoding efflux RND transporter permease subunit, which yields MENNSTTWVEKVLRKPHVIIAFLALFVMAGIFGYNKIHRNLFPNSNYPEVAVVIVEPGSSAKTIASNIAVPVEEELYALDQIRRAYSTTIDEVTVIRAEFEYTKDIDTAVNDVTNALSKVRSKLPKDIREPQIIKITEATAPILVVAMSPKKGSSLSLEDIRDLAGTEIKHKLLKTKGVANVDIFGGYEKELQIIIDKNRLDTLHLSLGQVIATIQKNDSEYAVGFVSNEEHRYLLKAQGKREKIDALRNLPITPEVKLSDVAEVYFGHYENSAAYFGNGKEAIALSIQRSITADVIKTIDKVEAIITDFREKYPNIDFEVSDTQKETIEQSTMNMFESLRDAIVMSTIVVFLFLASFRQILVVLVTIPLVYASTIALMWLVGIDFNVVTLTAIILALGLLLDDTVVVMENIERHYRELGKKIHAAVFDGTKEIMFADFSGTVTTMIALSPMLFIGGYPQTVFAPLVGTLLLALIASYIISIIAVPLLSLHILAIQHPLLLKVENGFHKVIGGANDYIQSFFANIVRAITASKVLGFASLFVLIALFVTSVKFVMPTVGQELMPPMDTGGVNINITTDANLPIEKSEALMKKVNKIIKAQGELLRISGSIGSEAGVLSIGSGSGIDHLQIVATYVDRHHRKEDIWQIAKALREEIARLENVKYLEVTPYGATALASIRATVDAKLSASNIELLQDAGAKVKNALAHTKGVVSASTTWDADKVVYNLNIDEAEALHYGLKRSDIVTQLQLALRGAPVASFAKTNSMDYTVRVWLPKKQINHFETIMQMLIDTNKGKIPLSKIATLTSDREPSLITREGLQYTLEVYGDREKAAVSHIMASFEEQLAEVKLPKGVELEQIGDIKQFKASAERMVGAIITAVILIFLTLIVMFGNFKISLMILFSIPLTIIGASWTMLAVDYHVSMPAMMGFMLLSGVIVNNAILLIHFALEQINAGINKRDAMLEAIKIRTRPVLMTAFAVSVGMLPVAQGAAIGLERLAPLGAVAIGGLIVGTFMTLVFIPVMFIWTVKEQSVREDMAV from the coding sequence ATGGAGAATAACAGTACAACCTGGGTAGAGAAGGTTCTGCGAAAGCCGCATGTGATCATCGCTTTTCTGGCACTTTTTGTGATGGCAGGGATCTTTGGATATAACAAGATCCATCGTAATCTTTTTCCAAACTCCAACTACCCTGAAGTAGCAGTGGTTATTGTAGAACCCGGTTCTTCAGCAAAAACGATAGCAAGCAATATTGCCGTACCGGTGGAAGAGGAGCTCTATGCTCTCGACCAGATCCGCCGCGCCTATTCTACTACAATCGATGAGGTCACGGTGATACGTGCAGAGTTCGAGTATACCAAAGATATTGATACGGCGGTCAACGATGTTACCAATGCTCTTTCAAAGGTCCGCTCAAAACTTCCCAAAGATATCCGTGAACCGCAGATTATCAAGATCACCGAAGCAACGGCACCGATACTTGTGGTAGCAATGTCTCCCAAAAAGGGCTCTTCTCTTTCACTTGAAGATATACGTGATCTGGCCGGTACGGAGATAAAACACAAACTTTTAAAGACCAAGGGAGTCGCCAATGTTGATATTTTCGGCGGTTATGAAAAAGAGCTGCAGATCATTATTGACAAGAACAGACTGGATACCCTGCATCTGAGTTTGGGTCAGGTCATTGCAACGATCCAGAAGAATGACAGCGAGTATGCTGTCGGATTTGTAAGTAATGAGGAGCATCGTTATTTGCTGAAGGCGCAGGGTAAACGGGAGAAGATTGATGCCCTGAGAAATCTTCCGATCACTCCGGAAGTGAAGCTTTCTGATGTAGCAGAGGTCTATTTTGGACATTATGAGAACAGTGCCGCCTATTTTGGTAACGGCAAAGAGGCGATCGCACTTTCTATTCAACGTTCAATTACCGCAGATGTGATCAAGACGATCGATAAAGTTGAAGCGATCATCACGGATTTTAGAGAGAAGTATCCGAATATTGATTTTGAAGTGAGCGATACCCAGAAAGAGACTATTGAACAGAGTACCATGAATATGTTCGAGTCACTGAGAGATGCAATCGTGATGTCGACCATTGTGGTTTTTCTGTTCCTTGCCAGTTTCCGTCAGATCCTGGTTGTCCTGGTGACCATTCCGCTGGTGTATGCTTCGACTATTGCACTGATGTGGCTGGTAGGTATCGATTTTAATGTCGTGACCCTGACAGCGATCATTCTGGCACTGGGACTCCTGTTGGATGATACCGTGGTGGTCATGGAGAATATAGAGCGGCATTACAGGGAGCTTGGGAAAAAGATTCATGCGGCAGTCTTTGACGGAACCAAAGAGATTATGTTTGCTGACTTCTCCGGAACGGTGACAACGATGATCGCACTCTCTCCGATGCTTTTTATCGGCGGGTATCCCCAGACGGTCTTTGCCCCGCTGGTCGGGACACTGCTTTTGGCGCTGATAGCCTCCTATATCATTTCAATTATTGCGGTACCGCTGCTTTCTCTGCATATTCTGGCAATACAGCATCCGCTGCTTTTGAAGGTGGAGAATGGTTTCCATAAAGTGATAGGAGGCGCCAATGACTATATTCAGAGTTTTTTTGCCAATATTGTACGCGCTATTACCGCTTCCAAAGTCTTGGGGTTTGCATCTCTCTTTGTTCTGATCGCACTCTTTGTGACATCGGTTAAGTTTGTGATGCCGACAGTTGGTCAGGAGTTGATGCCCCCTATGGATACAGGAGGAGTCAACATCAATATCACAACAGATGCAAACCTGCCCATAGAGAAGAGTGAAGCGCTTATGAAAAAGGTCAATAAGATCATCAAAGCACAGGGAGAACTGCTGCGAATTTCGGGAAGCATCGGCTCAGAGGCCGGAGTACTCAGTATTGGATCAGGGTCCGGAATAGACCATTTGCAGATCGTGGCAACTTATGTGGACAGACATCATAGAAAAGAGGATATCTGGCAGATTGCCAAAGCACTGAGAGAAGAGATCGCCAGGTTGGAAAATGTGAAATATCTTGAAGTTACACCGTATGGAGCGACTGCTCTGGCGAGTATCAGGGCAACGGTCGATGCCAAACTGAGTGCTTCGAATATAGAGCTGCTTCAGGATGCAGGTGCCAAAGTGAAAAATGCTTTGGCACATACAAAAGGGGTTGTCTCCGCTTCAACAACCTGGGATGCGGACAAAGTTGTCTATAACCTCAATATAGATGAGGCAGAGGCACTGCATTACGGGTTGAAGCGTTCAGATATTGTAACTCAGCTTCAGTTGGCACTGCGTGGTGCACCGGTGGCAAGTTTTGCCAAAACAAACAGTATGGACTATACTGTCAGAGTATGGTTGCCGAAAAAACAGATCAACCATTTTGAGACGATCATGCAGATGCTGATAGATACGAACAAAGGCAAGATCCCGCTCAGCAAGATTGCGACACTGACCTCAGACAGAGAGCCGAGTCTCATTACCAGAGAAGGGCTGCAGTATACACTCGAAGTGTATGGAGACAGAGAGAAAGCTGCTGTTTCACACATTATGGCAAGTTTTGAAGAGCAGCTGGCGGAGGTTAAACTTCCAAAAGGGGTGGAGTTGGAGCAGATAGGGGATATTAAACAGTTCAAGGCATCTGCAGAGCGTATGGTGGGGGCGATCATCACAGCGGTGATTCTCATCTTTTTGACACTTATTGTGATGTTCGGGAATTTCAAGATCTCATTGATGATCCTCTTTTCGATCCCATTGACGATCATTGGTGCATCCTGGACCATGCTTGCTGTTGACTACCATGTCTCTATGCCTGCGATGATGGGCTTTATGCTCCTCTCCGGGGTCATTGTGAATAATGCCATTTTGCTGATACACTTTGCACTGGAGCAGATCAATGCAGGTATCAATAAAAGAGATGCGATGCTCGAAGCGATCAAGATCCGTACCCGTCCGGTACTGATGACCGCTTTTGCCGTCTCCGTAGGTATGCTTCCTGTCGCACAGGGGGCTGCGATCGGGCTTGAACGTCTGGCACCGCTTGGTGCAGTCGCTATCGGAGGGTTGATAGTCGGGACATTCATGACGCTGGTATTTATCCCTGTAATGTTCATATGGACAGTCAAAGAACAGAGTGTCAGAGAAGATATGGCTGTATAG
- a CDS encoding TolC family protein, translating into MRFFLGFLLLFGVQGIFAQSLTLKEAIAKTFANHPDIKTFMLRIQQAEQGYNAAYADYLPQIDLSAAYAPVQTFSLPVNGTFHTVDDRSWNVGVSLRQKVWDFKKTSSLVAASKIDEDISKLSLKEVKSLLAYKVKTLYALLVVQKEAVAVRRKDLETKKIFYEQSKALVRQGLKNHADASRFLSSVYIAEDALAGAKAAYEKAKTSLSLYMGVPLPKRLSLQSGVVKKGAGIGKSVEREVVANNYKLRMNDRTVEKNRMLQRASEAAHFGSIDLVVSHSRVDTLNAYNTEYIGVSYNLPLYHGGRLNAQEQQAKIGYQIAQEQRASEALALKEELRSLIIDIRRFEKTIKAKKAQLLSARETQKVIKARYKEGLATYIEVLDSTSVVLNAELGVLEAYYSQSLALDRIEYLKGKI; encoded by the coding sequence ATGAGGTTTTTTTTAGGGTTTCTTTTGCTGTTTGGTGTACAGGGTATCTTTGCCCAAAGTTTGACATTGAAAGAGGCTATAGCCAAAACTTTTGCAAACCATCCGGATATAAAAACGTTTATGCTGCGCATACAGCAGGCGGAGCAGGGGTACAATGCCGCCTATGCAGACTATCTGCCGCAGATCGATCTTTCAGCTGCCTATGCACCCGTACAAACCTTTTCTCTGCCGGTTAACGGCACTTTTCATACTGTTGATGACAGAAGCTGGAATGTTGGGGTAAGTCTGCGTCAGAAAGTATGGGATTTCAAAAAGACAAGTTCTCTGGTCGCTGCATCGAAGATCGATGAGGATATCTCTAAACTCTCTTTGAAAGAGGTTAAATCGCTGCTTGCCTATAAGGTCAAGACTCTTTATGCTCTTTTGGTTGTGCAGAAGGAGGCGGTTGCTGTCAGACGCAAAGACCTGGAGACCAAAAAGATTTTTTATGAACAGTCCAAAGCGTTGGTCAGACAGGGGCTCAAAAACCATGCCGATGCCAGCCGTTTTCTCTCTTCTGTCTATATTGCCGAAGATGCGCTTGCCGGTGCCAAGGCTGCGTATGAAAAGGCGAAAACCTCTCTTTCCCTCTATATGGGGGTTCCGCTTCCAAAGCGTTTGAGTCTGCAGTCAGGTGTCGTCAAAAAAGGAGCAGGGATTGGAAAGAGTGTGGAACGGGAAGTAGTTGCAAACAATTACAAACTGAGAATGAATGACCGCACAGTAGAGAAGAACAGGATGCTGCAGCGTGCAAGTGAAGCGGCACATTTTGGATCAATTGATCTTGTTGTATCACATAGCAGGGTTGATACTCTCAACGCATACAATACCGAATATATCGGTGTCAGCTACAATCTGCCGCTCTATCACGGCGGCAGGTTGAATGCACAGGAGCAGCAGGCGAAGATAGGCTACCAGATTGCGCAGGAGCAGCGTGCGTCCGAAGCGCTTGCTCTAAAAGAGGAGCTGCGGTCACTGATCATAGATATCAGACGGTTTGAAAAGACGATCAAAGCCAAAAAAGCACAGCTTCTCTCTGCCAGAGAGACCCAGAAAGTAATTAAAGCGCGTTACAAGGAGGGGCTGGCAACCTATATTGAAGTACTTGACAGTACCTCTGTAGTACTTAATGCGGAACTGGGAGTTCTTGAGGCTTACTATTCCCAAAGTCTCGCATTGGACAGAATTGAATATTTAAAAGGAAAGATCTGA